The sequence TGCCGCTTAGGTAAAAAAATCATCttaggtaaaaggtaaaggtagtcccatagcctttttcagGCCATTTGAggccagtgggttgttatccactgtatctAGTGCCCTTTCCACCCCCTTTTACATGTACGAGTACACGTACCTCccaaaccaaagtcaggtaccaatttttacacctgggtggagtgtctttctcaagggcatgccaacccagaacctctgggccaaacactctaACCGTTATATCAACACAAATCCTCTTAATCAAGTAccaatttgttgttttgatgttttgcttccatagttgttggtgcgTCCACCACCTGTACTAATGAGTACATGGAGCTGGCACTGCCGGCGGACAAACTGGCGATAGTGAACACGAGCAACCTGCACTGGGACCCTGATGCGTCATGTATGGCCACGTTCAACGGCACCCACCATCTGATGCGCACAGGGCTGTACCAGTGTGGCACAAAGGTTCGGATAGTGCCTAATTTCATGACCTTTCATGGGCTCTACATTTCCTAAGCTCCTGGTTTAGGaattaagagcaaatgtctgtaaggatcaaactaTGGTGGCAgaggtcaaaaaatcgatttggctcatattttgcacagtgatagcaCTTGTAATATTGTCCTAAAGTAAGCtgattttcatgttttcgaCATGCCCAAATGAggaaaaatggccccaaaacttgtttggcctgttgccatggcaacaattcgttttgagaagaaagaaagctatcttgaggggttgtgggccaagtactatcactgtgcaaaatatgagccaaatcgattttttgacccctgtttgatccttacagacatttgctcttaaatGTATGTCAATGCATAGTTGCACTTGATTTGCCTGTGATAAAAGTATGATAGTGTATCCAGGGTGGCACTAAAGTGGTGTTCAACAGGAAAAAAGAAGAGGGGGCAAGCAATGACTTGAAGGACAATCGAGTGGGACCTTGCAGACATGGGTTGCTGCTAGCCTCCACAAGACATTCCTACAGGGGTGTGGATCATAGAATACTTAGTAatttgccagtagagtcagtgcACAGTAAGGTTGCATCcacaaatgaaaccctctggtgaccaaacttccctggcaaatattctccctatagccagcatagtcagtctggtagagactagagaAGGCCTCCGAGGGGGAATTATTAACCTAagaccatggactgactcttggccaattattcctttttttgctaaaTCCTACGGTCCatacccccataggaaggcctggcaCTCTGAGGCTTATGTTATACACTGACATGTGGTGTTTGTGATGATGATAGAAGATAAGTTTATGAAAGAGAACACTCAATTTGAAGTATCTGCTTATCTCTCTTTCGTAGGTAACCTTTGATCCGAAGTACGTCATCTTCTCCAACCTGGTCAGCCTTTATAACATCCACAAGGCCACGGGAGTCATCAGTCGAGACGATGACATCATCATGCATTCTAAGTGAGTAACAAGCTATGTTCCGCTCTTCAACTTCTTGTGTGGTTGGTTTGACTTAaccctagcctggataccagacctttcgcgcgatgcgatgataaccccttttgggcggggaagacctagtagtagggatagagttggcacccgggagcgcttggcagccgaactctgaTTTCTATCGCGCGAGAGCTAATCAGTgcagtgggccgtgtgctatctgtggcggcggcgcgagttgcttccccggccgaagtaTTAGCGctaggagcgcggtggtctggcacccaggctaacttaacccgggtaccatcctctgttaGTAATCGCGGTCtaggctcaatctttttgcttgctaaagGATGGCGCCCAGGCTAGGTTTGACTTGCTTTGTACTGTTTTGATGAACATGCAAGGTCAAAACTGTCCAATGAGACCTCTCGGGCAACTGATAAAACCTGGCCTATCaggacagatggtcactatagacaggattcttaagaCTTGAatttgtcaatgggaaaaaatatCTAAgataccaaaaagtggtcacattggccaggcggTCACTCGAAGGGTTTGACTTTATTCATTCAAAGCACGTCAAATAGATACTATGGAGTAATTTACTGTCATACAACTTTGCAACTTTCCTTTGTCATAATATGATATCACCAGGTAAAGTTACACTTCATACATTGTAAGACTTAGTTTCTTGACATTTTAAGgaacactttttaaaacaaacattGCATCATTCCAGCTGTAAGTACGCACGTGACCAGGACGTCACCGCACAGTTCATGCCTATCCCAGGCGGACTGGAGTTCAACGAGGTCGGCTTTGGGAAACTCTCCATCCACCTGGACGTCTTCCACACACGCAACTACCTACGGTCCTACACACGCTCTGAGTACCCCGTCCACAAGAGGCTCACTGACATGGTGTTCTTACAGcttcaggtttgtttgtttgcttgtttgtttgtttgtttgtttgtttgtttgtttgtttgagagGTCCAttcgtttgtctgtttgtatggtATGACCAGTAAACAACCTTtagatgtaacacaccagttttgcacaAGTATAAGCTGCGTAACGTTTGATCTGCTCATGCCgagatggacccctactcttttcgataagtgtggtgggatctttaacgtgaaTCTCttagctttacgtcccatccaagggacgtccctaaccaaaccTACTAGGTATTCATTTTTGCGAGCACGTCagcagaacgtaagcgtttaaggtcgtgttcgcgtatttaaggttaatatctcatctataggttcatttagttgtgtccaaagacatatcttatgcaacggccgCTACTCCGAtacaacgttgaccaaagagaacaaaagagatttggTATTTATAATTGGTTTAAATAACAGGCTTCACCGTATAACgttacgcattacgttctgccgacgtccTATTTTCGCGTCAAATGAGGACACaggtgtaaagtgcttttcccaaggacacaacattgaGGTCTGTTACCAATTCGAACCATAACCTTTAGGttttaagtcaacaaccctaaccacacgACCACCTTTCCACCTTGCCAGGTTCAAGGTCACGACCAGCTCCTGTCTGTTCTCGGGCTGAACTGCAAGGCCACCATGTCGCCTGACAAAAACGACTCCCTCAACTATCCACTGCTTCAAGATGGGTGAGAATGATATTGTGACATTTCAGTACActaggaaaacaaacaaattttaatGTTTTCAAGTATTTCATGAAAAAGAAATGTGTGCAACCTCTACAAACATTTGTAAAGTTAATGGACATAGATTATTACTGGTGAGAGTGATACTGTGACGTTaggaaatcaaacaaacaaaaatgttgttgACATGTTAGATATCAAGAGCTTGACATGAAATAAGTGTGTGCAACCTGTACAAACATTGGTAATGTTAATGGACATATTTTATGACTCCCTGCTTCAAGATGGGTGAGAAGTTACTGAGAACGATGTTATACATTGCAGTGCACTTAGGTACATTTGAGATACTAAGTACAGTATTTCACGTAAAAGAAGTATGCAAAAACCTGTACAAACATTGGATAATGATGTATTTTGTAGGAAAAATTGCTatgaaaaattcaatataaCATTGAGACTAAAACGAATCATTTGACTAAGACATACAGACAACTACTTGAAAAGGCAGCCTTATAATATTTCTACTGATGAAATATTGTTCCTTCCTGTGACTTTTATATTAGATGTGGTGCAGACAGCACGCTTCAGATGTTCAGCAGCAACAAACCAGATGTCGAACGGTTCGGGTTCGAGGCTTTCCGCTTCATCCGGGAACTCAGGACGGTGTACATCCACTGTGAGGTGGAGGTGTGTGAGGCTGCAGATACTGGGTCCCGCTGTGCGCAGGTCAGGATTTTTTAGGCTAACGTTACCAATAGTGTGTATACAGATTGTTTGCTGTGGTACAAGCTACATAGATTAACTTTGGTGTagaacaaaacacatttttttgtgtgtgaacaaattatcaaaatgtcaaagtatgatttcctctgtgaaaatgaaagcgTCTGAAACAGTTCGGACGCCGTCTATGCCCGTCCGAGTCCGTCCCAGACCGTTGGGGCCGTCAGAAACGGTGAGAACCGTCTATGACCGTCCAGGCCGTTTTGCCTATCCGCTTTTTGGACGCCTGTGACCGTCCGTGACCGTCCGTAGCGACTAATACGCGTTGACCCGCTGCCAGTCCGCTCCGCGGATACATTAAAAAAGCGCTACCAGCCGCGACGCTGTTTACCGCAGTGCCCAGTCCCCAGGGCTCCCTAGCGGATGGTGTGTGCACTGTATTtcgacaacaaaaaacacatgacGATTGAAAAATTGTTCTTTCAATCAAGTTTGTTGAGCAATCTTGGCCACTTAGGAGTTGTAGCTTCTAGTGGATTAAGGGATTGAACAGTGTCCACGACATATCTTTctgatattctccaagcagacgttttggtcgagagggctaggagtggccatGATTTTTTAGGAGAGAATcacggccactcctagccctctcgaccaaaacctctgcttggagaatacatctATGTCTATGACATCTGAGAGATAAACAACCTAATTTTAACCAACAGGGCTGTCGCAGTACCCCCGGTCGCCGCAGGAGGGAGCTGTCGGATATGACAGGGCTGCATTCCATCTACCAGGGCCCCATTCTTCTGGATGATGCCACTTACAAAGGTTCGACAATTCCCTTATCTtagaattacaggtttgcgcagcaaaacctttgttggttccgttggcatgtgtggtggccgccatcttgaattgtgatgtggccgccatcttgaattgtgatgtcacagggtagccataccattttattgggaggggtgtttttttgggtcactAGCGTTATctatcggcacacaactatcacacattcaactcaaataaaaagaaaaattcaataccaattcaaatttataaaaagagcccgtaatcgctaaactgacatagcaaacctgaagtatatgtagcacaaatacttaccTCTACTTTAATTTGAATAGAAGTAAATACTTATGGACAAAAAAGGTAATCAACCAGTAAGTCAAACAAGGAAAAGGAGAACCAAGACAATATCTTTTGACTTTTTGTGTGCAGCAACTTGACTTCAAATGGAACAGAATACATATAGGATTTCCACAGATTATCAACAAATTTCTTAAAAACACTATTACCTTCTTACCAACAGAGAGTCATGTTGACAGCTCTGGCCGAAGCACCGTTCCTGTGGCACTCATCACTGCTTCTGCTGTGGCAGCAGTGGCCATCGCTGCAGTACTGGTGGTCATCAAAGTGAGGCGCTCTCGTCACAACCGTGTGGGCTACAGCTACAGTTACAAACAGCTCTCCACCATGTATGGTGACTGATGGCATGACAAAAATAATGCCATATCATCAATGGCTTTATCTCAGTTCAGAGAAAAAGACATTCATGATCCATGCTGTGTTTATGATTTTGCTATCTTGAGACAGGTAGAACAGGTCACTTATGCATGATCTGTAACATTGTCATTCTAGTGCTAAGATTTCAGAATATCTATAaaatctactaacataattccaccaggataTATGATTGCACCAAATACATCCGAACCGATTTCCAACGCAACGTCCCCCGGTATTATGCACTCCAGTATATCTAAactctgcatacatgtaccgggggggggggtgcactaAACAtctcaaagtggcggatttatgtaacccggcggattaaagTTAATGGTGGTTAGATGCATCTCATTTTTAGCTTTAAGCAGATCTTATTTGTTACACAAGTCGTCTTTTAAAAGCTACAGCTGGATTAGATTTTAGTGGACTTTGTGGTTTGAATAATTTCTGAGACCAGATGGGTATTTGCCAgttcaaaagtacatgtattggtagGCTCATAGCTGGTGAACAGAAATTGGATATACTTTGTCATCTAATCAGTGCCAAATATGACCTTGTGCGGTCACAGTGACATAAAATCAATCTTTCATCCGGGAAAGTTGTGGGCCAATCCAAATTCctaaaaggtagtcccatagccttttgtgAGGCCTTTAAGGGGCAGTGCGCCACCACATGTTGTATGTTTATTATGATGCAAGAGGTCACGACCTCTAGAGGTCGGAGGTCACAACCTTGTGTTACACAGCGGCCCATTTGTCCCCATTGTATTCTTGTTTAGACTTGATCATTAAAAGTGCTCGTCGCATGAATCGCATTTATCGTTGACTTGAGTCGTCAAATGCGTCCATTATGGCGGTGGGTAACAATTGTGTTTGAACGTATTGGAACACGGAGCACGTATCACAGATATATGGGACGCTCGAATCCCATCTATGTGTGTCTTGGATTATAGTTATAAGTGTTATTCACAGATGACATAACATAGCGATTGTGAATGATTCTTCGCCGACACACAGACGGCCTTTGTGGAGAAAACTTATAGAACAGTACTTAAATCTCGAAACAAAGCACCCGCTGTGAACTTAGCCGTACAAAGGTCAagaagagtttttttttaattcttggCTGTATATGTTACAAGTCTAGTCGAGTTCTGCtctgtttgtaacattttcaacCACTAATAAAAAAGATCCTCTTTACCTAAACAGATAATTTCAATAGCAGGTACTTTGTTTCAAGATCTGTTTTATACGTTTTGTTCTATTGTAATTGTGTGTGGGCGAAAATTTTTGATAATCTATATATACTAGAGAATGTCATTCTAGCGCCACATATACCTGTGttccaaaacacagatatatctgtatctgtatctgagaTTGTTTTGCAAACTTTGCCTCACTGATCACGACAAACGGGTACTTAAAACACTATATATTAGGGAGTGCCGACGATACCAGCTCAGTGTAGTTACGGCCCGGTGTCCGCACTTCGCTGGCTGAAGTTCGGTCCTGAGCGTTTTTTCAGAAACAGGTGAACAGACGAGAATACATCAACACCGACATCACCACGCTTTCTACGGagattgttttcaaaattttctggcAGCGAACACGAAAATCGTGTATCATTCTCAATAAATAACAAACACTATATGAGAGAATACCAATGACGCCTGTACAATATAGCTACGGTCAAGTGTTCGGTGTCCGGTGTCCCTGGCTGAAGCCCAGTCGGAAACAGGTGAGCAGACGAAGACACGTTAACATAGTCATCGCCGCGGAGGTTGTTTGGCAAACTTTCTGTCAGTGAACACGAGAATCGTGCCCTGTCCTCAATAACAAACACTAACGTTATATGACTATAAACGGTACAATATTGTTACGGCCCGGTGTCCGCACTTCGCTGGCTGCCGCCCGGTCGGAAGCAGGTGAGCAGACGAAGATAGTCAACATAAACATCGCCACGGAGATTGTTTTGCAAACTTTGCCGCACTGATCACGACAAACGGGTACTTAAACACTATATATTAGGGAGTGCCAACGATACCAGCTCAATATAGTTTCAGTCCGGTGCCCCGCACTTCGCTAGCTGAACTTCGGTCCTGGGCGTTTTTTTCCGAAACAGCCGGGCAGACGAGGGTACATCAACACCGACATCATCACACTTTCTGCGGAGattattttgaaaacattctgGCACCGAACACGAAAAtcgtgtaacgttgggtaacataaattcgtggggtacttaaattcgggatttttcgaaaacggggtatttagggatatgtgctagatgcaacatcagtagtaccgctagaaatgcaaacttgacagactaacgtattcagaacactgtctaaaaagcttcgataaccatgcattagaaggcgacgaggacaaaaactctccgtctcttattggaacagtctgagggcttcgtgggagaatcaacctacatcgttgtcggctggtttataagacaaatgtcacatccgtttcctgctaaacacaatcatttacaagacaacttattttcttaaaattgctgacctgcaattggactctaagtgtgatcaatcatcaaaacccctctttgttgctacaacctacggcacgtgtattttcccgccgccatatcattatccagaatcctgttgtcaagcagacgacaaaggtttgtgaggaacacttttttgtctaaatg comes from Branchiostoma lanceolatum isolate klBraLanc5 chromosome 2, klBraLanc5.hap2, whole genome shotgun sequence and encodes:
- the LOC136427320 gene encoding oncoprotein-induced transcript 3 protein-like; the encoded protein is MSRVPLQFLVNAYTSNNPCNQKPALVARNPQDGDRVLIPGGGTYQAILEAESQGPGVSIAEISTVSPLGLIKSALATDPNNPHRAYVNVTWTPTMAQIGQHVFCFLAQDTNRVNSDQRCITLVYDGTPDVDECLVNNGGCSHDCVNTDGSYLCLCPAGRALNSLNNKTCDDLDECAVGPDLCHGNATCINTPGSYICQCNTGYAGNGTVCMNINECASGTHGCHSNARCVDLPGSHDCICELGYVGDGTLCTDVNECAEDKGDMCNANATCVNTPGSYRCECNHGYKGDGTTCTDIDECATGINGMCEDVCINTAGSYMCACSNGLLVLAEDGRGCTFVGASTTCTNEYMELALPADKLAIVNTSNLHWDPDASCMATFNGTHHLMRTGLYQCGTKVTFDPKYVIFSNLVSLYNIHKATGVISRDDDIIMHSNCKYARDQDVTAQFMPIPGGLEFNEVGFGKLSIHLDVFHTRNYLRSYTRSEYPVHKRLTDMVFLQLQVQGHDQLLSVLGLNCKATMSPDKNDSLNYPLLQDGCGADSTLQMFSSNKPDVERFGFEAFRFIRELRTVYIHCEVEVCEAADTGSRCAQGCRSTPGRRRRELSDMTGLHSIYQGPILLDDATYKESHVDSSGRSTVPVALITASAVAAVAIAAVLVVIKVRRSRHNRVGYSYSYKQLSTMYGD